One Vibrio sp. CDRSL-10 TSBA genomic window, GATGGAATAGTCTTCGGTGGTTTCACTCGGATCCTCAACAATGTCGTTGTAAACCTCAGTGGTCTCTTCCCAGGCATCCTGCAGATCACGAACTTTACCTGGTGAGTAAAGCTTAAAGGACTCTAGATCGGCCAGAGTCTCGTGCCACTTACTTTGCTCGGCTTTAATTTGCTCGAACAGCGTGAACGCATCTGTTTGAGTGGCGACTTGCTGATGGTTCGTCGTATCCGGCGCGGAACTCTGCGTATTACCTGTGCTTTGACAACCTGCCAGCGCAGAAACAATCACGCCAGCCACTGCTGCTGTTTTGAATAACTTCATATGAATAGCTCTATTATTGTTAAGTTTATCGGGATAGTAATTATTATTTGATTCATTTCTGAGTCCTTGAGTCTCTCATTTTTAAGACGATTGATCATCCATTTATCATGTTTTTGATGTATCGATGAGATTTTCGCAGCGTGTCTGTGTTTCAGGGGTATTGGTTAAGCGGGACACACGCTTATATCACTCACATTTTTAGGCGTGTGTCCTCGTTGTGAGTGCTTGCTATTAGTAGGGGCTGGAAAGTGTATGTCCTAAATAAATGTGTGCAAATAAATGCGGCTGACCGTTAACGGTTATGGATGCTTAACTCACGGAGATTCTTATTAACGTGACAGCTCAATAATTGACAATTATTCACCAGGTAAATATTATCGCCGCCTTGTATTAATAGTTATGTCATTTATCTGGGTATGGTGCGCGGTTTGAAAAGCATTCGCTTTGGTTTGTTGTCTGTATTGCTGGCGTTACATGCTGTGGGGTATGCCGATGAACCAAGCAAGCAGGAGCGCAGTTTTCGGGCTAAAGGCGAATGGCACAAAGACATTTTGTACAGCGACTCAGATTCAAGCCGTATCTGGCTGCAGTATGCTTATAAAGCCTGGTCATTGATGGGGGAACCGGTCGAGCATTGTATTGTGAAATGGTCCCTGAGTGAGTCTGCACGTTTCAACTTGTATAATCCGTATACTAAGCAGATTGAAACCGTTGCCCCGCCGCGCGATGTACTGATGAAAGCCCGCCTGCATTTTCGTGATATTGAAGTCAGTATCGATAGTGTTAATAAGGTTCGATGTGATGGCGGTGCAGTCGGCAGGCCTGGTTTACGCGGTCTGTTAGGCACAGAAATAACTCCGGCTCCGGCGAGTTTTAATAGCCCGGGCTCACCGAATTGGAACCAGTTTTTTCTTTCCTCTGCACTGATCGGCACCGAGCAGCGTGATGGTCGCCGCTATCTGGACGAATCGCAGGCCAAACAGCTATTTAAGCGCCTGATGGGACAGAACAGAAACCTGACGTTTTGGGACGTAAAGGTGATCGATGCACAGCTCGATATCAGCGGAATCAAACGCTGGTTTCTGGCCGAGGCTAAACAGCGGGCTGAGAAAAATCAATCCAAATCGCCAAGCAAGCCACCATTGAAAGCGGCCGTGCCGGGCAGCGAGAAGAGGCCAAGTCATCCTGCATCCGGCTCAAATACAGTGAGT contains:
- a CDS encoding vWA domain-containing protein — its product is MKSIRFGLLSVLLALHAVGYADEPSKQERSFRAKGEWHKDILYSDSDSSRIWLQYAYKAWSLMGEPVEHCIVKWSLSESARFNLYNPYTKQIETVAPPRDVLMKARLHFRDIEVSIDSVNKVRCDGGAVGRPGLRGLLGTEITPAPASFNSPGSPNWNQFFLSSALIGTEQRDGRRYLDESQAKQLFKRLMGQNRNLTFWDVKVIDAQLDISGIKRWFLAEAKQRAEKNQSKSPSKPPLKAAVPGSEKRPSHPASGSNTVSTHSSGAGNNASQPSAFNPLSSEPPGRVTHQATISGASVPSEPSSAQAAASMLLLIDTSGSMGGTRLKEAKHAAIELIKKSVRSNTEVSVSGIQRHL